Proteins encoded by one window of Bactrocera oleae isolate idBacOlea1 chromosome 4, idBacOlea1, whole genome shotgun sequence:
- the Rpn6 gene encoding 26S proteasome non-ATPase regulatory subunit 11, translating into MAGATLFERAQALTSVNREEGITLLNKIVREQEVAENDEELIRLKEQGILQLGELYKQEGKAKELADLIKVTRPFLSLISKAKAAKMVRTLVDMFLDMDAGTGIEVQLCKDCIEWAKQEKRTFLRQSLEARLIALFFDTGLYTDALALGSQLLRELKKLDDKNLLVEVQLLESKTYHALSNLPKARAALTSARTTANAIYCPPKVQGALDLQSGILHAADERDFKTAFSYFYEAFESFDSVDNAKALTGLKYMLLCKIMLGQSEDVNQIVSGKLAITYSGRDIDAMKAVAEASHKRSLADFQEALKDYKKELSEDVIVKAHLGTLYDTMLEQNLCRIIEPYSRVQVSHVAECIKLPMPQVEKKLSQMILDKKFSGILDQGEGVLIVFEETPVDKTYERVLETIHSMGKVVDTLYQKAKKLS; encoded by the exons ATGGCCGGAGCAACGTTGTTTGAACGCGCTCAAGCCCTTACAAGCGTGAATCGGGAAGAGGGTAttactttattaaataaaattgtacgtGAACAAGAGGTAGCTGAAAACGATGAGGAGCTAATTCGTTTAAAGGAGCAGGGCATCCTGCAACTTGGCGAGCTATACAAGCAGGAAGGCAAGGCCAAGGAATTGGCTGATTTGATCAAGGTGACGCGACCGTTTCTCAGCTTGATAAGTAAAGCAAAGGCTGCCAAAATGGTGCGCACGCTAGTTGATATGTTTTTAGACATGGATGCTGGCACTGGTATAGAG GTGCAATTATGTAAAGACTGCATTGAATgggcaaaacaagaaaaacgcacATTCTTACGTCAGTCATTGGAGGCGCGTCTGATTGCGCTATTTTTCGATACCGGTCTATATACAGATGCATTGGCACTCGGCTCGCAATTGCTACGTGAATTAAAGAAATTGGATGACAAGAACCTTTTGGTTGAGGTGCAATTGCTGGAGAGTAAAACTTATCATGCACTTAGCAATTTACCGAAAGCAAGAGCGGCACTAACATCTGCACGCACAACTGCCAATGCGATATACTGTCCGCCAAAGGTTCAGGGTGCTCTCGATTTGCAATCCGGTATTTTACACGCCGCCGATGAGCGTGATTTTAAAACAGCTTTCTCCTACTTCTACGAAGCGTTCGAGAGCTTCGATAGTGTGGATAATGCGAAAGCTTTAACAGGTTTAAAATACATGTTGttgtgtaaaattatgttgggTCAATCCGAAGATGTGAATCAGATTGTGAGCGGTAAATTG GCAATCACTTACTCAGGACGTGACATTGACGCCATGAAGGCTGTCGCTGAAGCTTCACACAAACGTTCACTTGCCGATTTCCAGGAAGCTTTGAAAGACTATAAAAAGGAATTGTCCGAGGATGTAATTGTAAAAGCGCATTTGGGCACGCTGTATGACACTATGTTGGAGCAGAATTTGTGCCGCATCATTGAACCATATTCGAGAGTCCAG GTTTCTCATGTTGCCGAATGCATTAAATTGCCCATGCCACAAGTCGAGAAGAAATTATCGCAAATGATTCTGGACAAAAAATTCAGCGGCATTTTGGATCAAGGCGAAGGTGTACTTATCGTTTTTGAAGAGACACCCGTGGATAAAACCTACGAACGTGTTTTGGAGACTATACACAGCATGGGCAAAGTAGTGGACACACTTTACCAGAAGGCCAAGAAGTTGTCATAG
- the ave gene encoding protein aveugle, with protein MVEETTQSTRPRMKTARPKSVCLWSVTDVRKWYMRHCGEYQQYLELFSKHEITGRALLRINDYSLQRMGISDSADREAIFREILKQRLKTDIMEIRDMEREINTYYNTR; from the exons ATGGTTGAGGAAACAACACAAAGCACCCGGCCGCGCATGAAGACAGCACGACCCAAGTCGGTATGTCTATGGTCGGTAACCGATGTAAGGAAATGGTATATGCGCCACTGTGGAGAGTATCAACAATATCTCGAGCTCTTTTCAAAG CATGAAATTACCGGCCGTGCTCTGCTTCGCATCAATGATTATTCACTGCAAAGGATGGGCATCAGTGACAGCGCTGATCGTGAGGCGATTTTCCGTGAGATATTAAAACAACGACTCAAAACTGATATTATGGAAATACGTGATATGGAGCGTGAGATCAATACCTACTATAATACAAGATAA